TCGCGAGATGATCGGGATCGAGGGTTGCCTGAATGAAGCGCTTGCCCTTCGGAAAGCGAATGCCGAAATTGGTTTCAGTAAACGAACAGCCGATGCCGATGATGAGATCGGACTCGGCGATGAAATGATGCACCGGCTTCGGAATAGCATTGCCGCCGGAGCCGAGTGCCAGCGGGTGGTTCTCGGGAAACGCGCTTTTCCCGCCGATGCTGGTGGTGACGGGGGCGGCGAGCAGTTCGGCGAAGCGGCGAAGCTGCGGCCAAGCCTCGGCCCAGTGGATGCCGGTGCCGGCATAGATCACCGGCCGCCGCGCCGCGAGGATGAGTTCGGCGGCGCGGCGGACATCGGCGGGATCGGGCGCGGTGCGGGCGCGGATCGCCGGGCTGTAGTCGAAATCGCCGATCTCTTCGTTCCAGATGTCGGTCGGCACTTCGACGATCACCGGGCCGCCGCGGCCATTGCGCAGACGCGAGAAGGCGCGCCGCATGATGTTGGGCAACTCCGCTGGCACCGCGACCCATTCCGCCGATTTGGCGATGCCGCGCATCTCGCGCGTCGAACTGTAATTAGGATCGATGCCGGCGATGCGGCGCGGATAGCCTTGCGGGATGACGAGCAGCGGCACCGATTCGCTATAGGCCTGCGCGACGCCGCCATAGGCGTTTTCGCTGCCCGGCCCGTGCTGCATGCAGAACGCGCCGATCGTCCGCCCCGAGGTGACGCGCGAGATCGCATCCGCCATGTGGAGACCAATCCGTTCCTGGCGCACCATCACCGGGCGGATATCGACCGCGGCGGCGAATTCGATGAGATGATTGACGGGGTAGCCGCAGAGGATCTCGATCCCCTCGCGCTTCATGATTTCCGCAACCGCCTGACCCAGTTTCATCGTTTCTCTCCCCAGCCGTGACGCGCGTGATCATAGGGTCGGTTGGCTGATGCCGCAAACCGCGCTCGCCGATCAGGGCTTCGTCGCCACGCCTTCGATCAGAATTTCGCTGCTGTTGACGAAATCGCCCACATCCGCGCCAGGATGGCGATACAGCGCGCGATCGACGATGAGATGGCGCGCAGGCGTGCTTTTCTCGCAATGTTCTTTGATGAACACACCGCCGAGCGGTTCGGCGTCCCCGCCTGGCGCCGCCTTGACGCATGTCCAACCCTCCTCCCCGTAGCGTGCCATCACCTGATCGGCGAGCAGGAAGGCCTTCTTATGAAGATAGAGCGGCGCTGCAGGATCGGTTTTGATGCGGATCCCAACGACCTCGCCCTCAGCCATGAGCAACGACAGCGCAACCGGGTGCCCGGCGACCCGCGTCCCCGGCCGCGGATCATTATAGCGCGGTTGCGGATTCGCACCGGGATCATAGCGAAAGCCGATCTCGCGCCAGCCTTTGGCATCGGCCGGACACGCGCCATAGCCCGCCCAATCAGCGAGCTTTTGCGCGGGAGCGGCGATACAGACGAAATCTCGATAGCCGGCGACGGGCAGATCGGCGATTTTCATGCCGATGCGAAACTCGCGAAGATCGCCCGCCTCACTATTGTCGCCAGCCTGCACCGCCGCGATCAGGAACAGAGCGAGGATGCAAAGCACGAGGCCTTGCGATAACGCCCGATGCGCCGTCATGGCGCGGCTTTCTGCTCGCCGCCGCCCGGCGCATAAATATCGCAAACGCGCGATCCCGTGCCAAAGAAGGCGAGACATTCCTGATAATTCGGCTCGCCATGGCCCTTGATATCAGCGAGCACGTAATCGGCGATCGCGCCGATCTCTTGCGGGCGGAGGAAATTATTCGCGGCCAGTACCATGCCGTTGCCGACGACATCGCCCTCGTGGAGGCCATAACAGGCGCCGTCCTGATAGGCGTCGCGGCGATGATAGGGCATGCCGGTGCCGGGGCGGCCGCAGCTCACGGTTTCGATGATCTGTGCGCGATCGAACTTGGTCTTGCGGAGCGACAAGGCATCGCCGCCATAGCCGCCGCCGCCGCCGCCATGCCATTTATGGCAGCCGGCGCAGTTGATACGATAGAGGCGTTTGCCTTCGGCGAGATCGCCGCTTGTTGCCGCCTCTGTCGTTGATCCCGGGAGATCGGCGGAACTTTGCGTCCAACCTGGCAAGGGTGCGACGAACAGCAAGAAAAACAGCGCGAAACCGAGCGAGCGCGGCAGGCGTGTGAACATGTCGGGTAAGATCCGTCATTTATCCCGCCCCGGCGCCGGTGACGCCGGGGCGGTTTCCGTCAAAGGCCGAAAACGAACAGCATCGAGCCTGGCGCAATCCGCTTCAGTTCCGGCGTGCCGTCGATGAACCATTTATCCCACGCGCCGCCCTGGCCGACGAGCAGCGCGATATATTGCTTGCCATCGACGCTGAAGGTCATCGGCGGCGCGCTGACGCCACCGCCAGTGTTGAACTCCCAGAGCTTGGCGAGAGATTTGGCATCGAGCGCCATCACCTTGCCATCCGGCTGCCCGGCCATCACCAGATCGGGCGTTGCCAAAATCCCGCCGAGCATCGGGTACGGCGTCTCCGCCTTGCCAGCGATCTTGCCGGTCGCGACATCGATCGCAGTGATGCTGCCGGTGATACGCACCGGATCGCTCGGCCCGCCGCCAGTGAAGAATTCACGCGGCTTGAAGGATTTGCCTGGCACCATCGCCTCGACGGTGATCCGGTTGCAGCTTTCGATCACCGGAATATACCAGAGATGGAGATTGGGATTATAGGCCGTCGGCGGCCAGTTCTTGCCGCCCATATTGCCCGGGCAAATCATCGTCACCTTGTTTTCCCGGGTCGGCGTCACCGCAGCGTTATAGGTCTGAACCGGCTTGCTCGGATCATACTCCATCGGCTTGCCGGTTTGCGGATTGATCCCCGAGGTCCAGGTGAATTGCTTGACGAAAGGCTGTGCCCAGACGAATTGCCCATTGGTGCGATCGACGGCATAGCCAACGCCATTGCGATCGGCTTCCAAGGCCAGATGCTTGCCGTTGATGTCGACGAGGACGTTTTCAGCGACGCTGTCATAATCGAAGGCATCGTTCGGCGTGTGCTGGAAATGCCATTTGATCTTGCCGGTCGCAGGATCGAGGGCGAGCGTGCTGTCGGTGTAGAGATTATCGCCGGGGCGATACGCACTATCCCAATCCGGCCCGGGATTGCCAACGCCCCAATAGATCGTATCCGTCCCCGGATCATAGCTGCCGGTGACCCAGGTCGAGCCGCCGCCGATCGCGGCCGCATCGTGATCATCCTTCCAAGTGTCGCTGCCCGGCTCGCCCTTGCCGGGGATGGTGTAGGTGCGCCAGACCTCTTTCTGCGTCGTGAGGTCGGTTGCCGCGATCCACCCGCGAATGCCATATTCGGCGCCGGCGACGCCGGTGATCGCGAGGTTTTTCACAACCAAAGGCGCCCCGGTGACGACCTCGCCCTTATCGGGATTGGCGACCTGGCGCTGCCAGACGACCTTGCCGCTCTCCTTGTCGGTCGCGACCAAGCGGCCATCGAGGGTATGGGAGATGACGAGATTATGCCACAGCGCAACCCCGCGATTATCGACCCCGCAACAGGCGATCGCGCCCGCCCAGTCATGATCGGTCTTGGGGTCCATCTTCCATAGCAGCTTGCCTTCGCCGCCATGGGTGTCGATCTTGTAGACCGAACCCCAGCCGTCGGTGACATAGAGAATGCCGTCCTCGGCGAGTGGCGTTCCCTCAAGCCCGCCATGGGTCCAGATGCCGCCGCCCTCGAGGCCGCCGAGCTGTAGCGTCCACGCGACCTTCAAATTCTTCACGTTGCCGGCATTGATCTGATCGAGAGTCGAGAAGCGATGCGCGGCATAATCCTTGTGATGGAGAAGCCAGTTGCCGGCATCCTGATCGGCGTTCACCAATTGCTGATCGGTGATGTCGCCGGCGCGCGCCGGCAGCGCCGCAAAGCCGAGCGCCAAGGCCAGACCCGCCATATTCGCGGCCGTCAACAGCCAATACCTATTGCGCTTATTCCACGCCATGGACCATTCCCCTTTGCTATTTTTGGCGTCGATTTTTCAACGCCGGTTTTCGACGACGCTCTGCACGATGGCGTAGGCAAGGCACCGGCAAGGGTTACACCCGCGTTCTGCGGCTTTTACCCGCGTGTTTTACCCTCGTGCGGGCTTGGCATCACCATCGTCACGTCACGCCGGAAAATAGAGCACGCCCGACAGCACGCGTAAAGTTTCAAATCATGCCATAGAAAAATGATCTTGTGGGATACGAGCTTGCCCTCACTCTGAGCCCGCATTCGCCCGAGACGGCATCCGAAAAGCAACCCCCCTCAAAAAATCACGTCGACGTCAACGTGACGCTCACCGGGGCGTGGTCGGAGGGTTGTTCGGCGGCGCGGGCGGCGCGATCGACGGAAGCGGCCGTGAGGCGCTCGGCCAGCGTCGGCGACAGCAGGACATGGTCGATCCGCAAGCCGCGATCGGCGGCAAAGGCGCCGGCCTGATAGTCCCAGAAGGTGAAGATAGGCCCCTCCGGCGTCAGCGCGCGCAAGCCGTCCGTCATGCCGAGCCAGAGCAGGGTGCGGAAGCGGGCGCGGCTTTCCGGGCGCACCAGCGCGTCATCGGGGGCGAGCGCGCCGGGGGCAAGATCGTCGTCATCGGGGCAGATATTGAAATCCCCGGCGAGCACCAGCGGCGTATCGGCGGCGAGCAGCGAGCGCGTGTGCGCGATCAGTGCGT
This portion of the Acidibrevibacterium fodinaquatile genome encodes:
- a CDS encoding thiamine pyrophosphate-requiring protein, which produces MKLGQAVAEIMKREGIEILCGYPVNHLIEFAAAVDIRPVMVRQERIGLHMADAISRVTSGRTIGAFCMQHGPGSENAYGGVAQAYSESVPLLVIPQGYPRRIAGIDPNYSSTREMRGIAKSAEWVAVPAELPNIMRRAFSRLRNGRGGPVIVEVPTDIWNEEIGDFDYSPAIRARTAPDPADVRRAAELILAARRPVIYAGTGIHWAEAWPQLRRFAELLAAPVTTSIGGKSAFPENHPLALGSGGNAIPKPVHHFIAESDLIIGIGCSFTETNFGIRFPKGKRFIQATLDPDHLAKDVPIVAALLGDAALTLEALIGELSQTLKSPRDSSEIAAEIASVREGWMAEWQPRLSSNETPLSPYRVIGELMRAVDPNQTIITHDAGSPRDQISPFWVSTAPLSYLGWGKTTQLGMGLGLAMGAKLAKPEKLCINVWGDAAIGFTGMDFETAVRERIPILSILFNNFSMAIELKVMPISTEKYRATDISGDYAAMARAFGGYGERIIEPGDIASAIRRGIEATKAGTPALLEFITGKETRISKF
- a CDS encoding c-type cytochrome, which produces MFTRLPRSLGFALFFLLFVAPLPGWTQSSADLPGSTTEAATSGDLAEGKRLYRINCAGCHKWHGGGGGGYGGDALSLRKTKFDRAQIIETVSCGRPGTGMPYHRRDAYQDGACYGLHEGDVVGNGMVLAANNFLRPQEIGAIADYVLADIKGHGEPNYQECLAFFGTGSRVCDIYAPGGGEQKAAP
- a CDS encoding PQQ-dependent dehydrogenase, methanol/ethanol family, which translates into the protein MTAANMAGLALALGFAALPARAGDITDQQLVNADQDAGNWLLHHKDYAAHRFSTLDQINAGNVKNLKVAWTLQLGGLEGGGIWTHGGLEGTPLAEDGILYVTDGWGSVYKIDTHGGEGKLLWKMDPKTDHDWAGAIACCGVDNRGVALWHNLVISHTLDGRLVATDKESGKVVWQRQVANPDKGEVVTGAPLVVKNLAITGVAGAEYGIRGWIAATDLTTQKEVWRTYTIPGKGEPGSDTWKDDHDAAAIGGGSTWVTGSYDPGTDTIYWGVGNPGPDWDSAYRPGDNLYTDSTLALDPATGKIKWHFQHTPNDAFDYDSVAENVLVDINGKHLALEADRNGVGYAVDRTNGQFVWAQPFVKQFTWTSGINPQTGKPMEYDPSKPVQTYNAAVTPTRENKVTMICPGNMGGKNWPPTAYNPNLHLWYIPVIESCNRITVEAMVPGKSFKPREFFTGGGPSDPVRITGSITAIDVATGKIAGKAETPYPMLGGILATPDLVMAGQPDGKVMALDAKSLAKLWEFNTGGGVSAPPMTFSVDGKQYIALLVGQGGAWDKWFIDGTPELKRIAPGSMLFVFGL
- the xth gene encoding exodeoxyribonuclease III, translated to MKITTWNVNSIRKRLAQVQAWLAREQPDILLLQELKCEARDFPELEFAALGYRAEIVGQKAYNGVAVLARIPFEVRLRALPGLAADGDGPPEARYIEIAAAEMVIGGLYAPNGNSGGVEGYRRKLRWLDALIAHTRSLLAADTPLVLAGDFNICPDDDDLAPGALAPDDALVRPESRARFRTLLWLGMTDGLRALTPEGPIFTFWDYQAGAFAADRGLRIDHVLLSPTLAERLTAASVDRAARAAEQPSDHAPVSVTLTST